A region from the Variovorax sp. RKNM96 genome encodes:
- the garD gene encoding galactarate dehydratase, translating to MAETNTRPPLYIRIHAADNVAIIANDGGLKTGATFADGLVLVDNVPQGHKVALNDLAEGDAIVRYNVVIGYAQKALARGSWVHERVMRMPTAPELDGLPIATVKPPAMPPLEGYTFEGYRNADGSVGSRNILAITQTVQCVAGVTEFAVQRIKAELLPRFPNVDDVVALEHGYGCGVAIDAPDAIIPIRTLRNISLNPNFGGEVMVVSLGCEKLQPERLLPPGTIPITDQRGEGVAADAALDVVCLQDDAHVGFMSMIDSVMRQAEVHLARLNARRRETVPASELVVGVQCGGSDAFSGVTANPAVGFATDLLVRAGATVMFSETTEVRDGIDQLTSRASSAEVAEAMIREMAWYDAYLQKGRVDRSANTTPGNKKGGLSNIVEKAMGSIVKSGSAPISGVLSPGEKVRQKGLIYAATPASDFICGTLQLAAGINLHIFTTGRGTPYGLAEVPVIKVATRSDLARRWHDLMDVNAGRIADGDASIEDVGWELFRLMLDVASGRKKTWAEHWKLHNALVLFNPAPVT from the coding sequence ATGGCCGAGACGAACACCCGCCCCCCGCTCTACATCCGCATCCACGCGGCCGACAACGTCGCCATCATCGCGAACGACGGCGGCCTGAAAACGGGCGCGACGTTCGCCGACGGCCTCGTGCTGGTGGACAACGTGCCGCAAGGCCACAAGGTCGCTCTGAACGATCTGGCCGAGGGCGATGCCATCGTGCGCTACAACGTGGTGATCGGCTACGCGCAGAAGGCGCTCGCGCGTGGCAGCTGGGTGCACGAGCGCGTGATGCGCATGCCCACGGCACCCGAGCTCGACGGCCTGCCCATCGCGACCGTGAAGCCGCCCGCCATGCCGCCGCTGGAGGGCTACACCTTCGAGGGCTACCGCAACGCCGACGGCTCGGTGGGCTCGCGCAACATCCTGGCCATCACGCAGACCGTGCAGTGCGTGGCAGGTGTGACTGAGTTCGCGGTACAGCGCATCAAGGCCGAGCTGCTGCCGAGATTTCCCAACGTCGACGACGTGGTGGCGCTGGAACACGGCTACGGCTGCGGCGTCGCCATCGACGCGCCCGACGCGATCATCCCGATCCGCACGCTGCGCAACATCAGCCTCAACCCCAACTTCGGCGGCGAGGTGATGGTGGTGAGCCTGGGCTGCGAGAAGCTGCAGCCCGAGCGCCTGCTGCCGCCAGGCACCATTCCGATCACGGACCAGCGCGGCGAAGGCGTGGCTGCCGATGCGGCGCTCGACGTGGTGTGCCTGCAGGACGACGCGCACGTCGGCTTCATGTCGATGATCGATTCGGTGATGCGCCAGGCCGAGGTGCATCTCGCGCGGCTGAACGCGCGCCGGCGCGAGACCGTGCCCGCGAGCGAACTGGTGGTGGGCGTGCAGTGCGGCGGCAGCGATGCCTTCTCGGGCGTGACCGCGAATCCGGCCGTGGGCTTTGCCACCGACCTCCTGGTGCGCGCGGGCGCCACCGTGATGTTCTCGGAAACCACCGAGGTGCGCGACGGCATCGACCAGCTCACCTCGCGCGCCTCGTCGGCCGAAGTGGCCGAGGCCATGATCCGCGAGATGGCCTGGTACGACGCCTACCTGCAGAAGGGGCGCGTGGACCGCAGCGCCAACACCACGCCGGGCAACAAGAAAGGCGGCCTCTCCAACATCGTCGAGAAGGCGATGGGCTCGATCGTGAAGTCGGGCTCTGCGCCGATCTCGGGCGTGCTCTCGCCGGGCGAGAAGGTCAGGCAGAAGGGCCTGATCTACGCGGCCACGCCCGCCAGCGATTTCATCTGCGGCACGCTGCAGCTGGCCGCGGGCATCAACCTGCACATCTTCACCACCGGCCGCGGCACGCCCTATGGGCTGGCCGAAGTGCCGGTCATCAAGGTCGCCACGCGCAGCGACCTCGCACGCCGCTGGCACGACCTGATGGACGTGAACGCGGGCCGCATCGCCGACGGCGACGCCTCCATCGAGGACGTGGGCTGGGAGCTGTTCCGGCTGATGCTCGATGTGGCCAGCGGCAGGAAAAAGACCTGGGCGGAGCACTGGAAGCTGCACAACGCGCTCGTGCTCTTCAACCCCGCACCCGTGACCTGA
- a CDS encoding tripartite tricarboxylate transporter substrate binding protein, whose amino-acid sequence MKRSTFLRGLATFSATASLSLGLASTASAQAANDFPNRTIELLVPYQPGGGTDGLARAFSEASRKHISQSIVIVNRPGAGGAIGWTEVINAKPDGYKLAVLTVELLTLPHLGLAKFNYDDFQPIAQLNADPAAITVKADAPWNTIEEFLAAAKKSPEGIRVGNSGNGSIWHLAAAALEDKTGTKFGHIPFQGAAPAVLALLGGHIEAVAVSPAEVTTHVQGGKLKVLMVMADKRVKGFEKVPTAKERGIDLSIGTWRGLGAPKNTPPEVMAKLREITAKTAAEPLMHEVMDKQNLGYVYTDGAAFKETLAKDNAYFKALITKLNIKP is encoded by the coding sequence ATGAAAAGAAGCACATTCCTTCGCGGCCTCGCCACCTTCTCGGCCACGGCCAGCCTCTCGCTCGGACTGGCCTCGACGGCCTCGGCGCAGGCAGCCAACGACTTCCCGAACCGCACGATCGAGTTGCTGGTTCCCTACCAGCCGGGCGGCGGCACCGACGGCCTCGCGCGCGCTTTCTCGGAAGCCAGCCGCAAGCACATCTCGCAGAGCATCGTGATCGTCAACCGCCCCGGTGCGGGCGGCGCCATCGGCTGGACCGAGGTGATCAACGCCAAGCCCGACGGCTACAAGCTCGCAGTGCTCACGGTCGAGTTGCTCACGCTGCCGCACCTGGGTCTGGCCAAATTCAACTACGACGACTTCCAGCCGATCGCGCAGCTCAACGCCGACCCGGCCGCGATCACCGTGAAGGCGGATGCGCCGTGGAACACCATCGAGGAATTCCTCGCCGCCGCGAAGAAGTCGCCCGAAGGCATCCGCGTGGGCAACTCGGGCAACGGCTCGATCTGGCACCTCGCGGCCGCGGCGCTGGAAGACAAGACCGGCACGAAGTTCGGCCACATCCCGTTCCAGGGTGCGGCGCCTGCGGTGCTCGCTCTCTTGGGCGGCCACATCGAAGCCGTGGCGGTGAGCCCGGCCGAAGTGACGACGCATGTGCAGGGCGGCAAGCTCAAGGTGCTGATGGTGATGGCCGACAAGCGCGTGAAGGGCTTCGAGAAAGTGCCCACCGCCAAGGAGCGCGGCATCGACCTGTCGATCGGCACCTGGCGCGGCCTCGGCGCGCCGAAGAACACGCCGCCCGAAGTGATGGCCAAGTTGCGCGAGATCACTGCGAAGACGGCAGCCGAGCCGCTGATGCACGAGGTGATGGACAAGCAGAACCTGGGCTACGTCTACACCGATGGCGCGGCGTTCAAGGAGACGCTGGCCAAGGACAACGCCTACTTCAAGGCGCTGATCACCAAGCTCAACATCAAGCCATGA
- a CDS encoding SMP-30/gluconolactonase/LRE family protein — protein sequence MQAELVLDARNGTGESPVWHAAEQALYWVDIPARTLNRWHASEGHAQWHANEMIACIAPRVDAPGAWISGMESGLFSLLPQADGTLAATSLAPVEHAAPAMRFNDGRCDRQGRFWAGTMLLDMAAGARVGRLYSYGKGKGSATLQLDDLIVPNGLAFSPDGRTMYLSDSHPSVQAIWAFDYDTETGTPGNRRLFVDMKPLPGRPDGAAIDVDGCYWICGNDAGLVHRFTPDGRLDRSLEVPVKKPAMCAFGGASLDTLFVTSIRPGGIDLADQPLAGGVFALRPGVSGVPEPAFGG from the coding sequence ATGCAAGCTGAGCTCGTCCTCGACGCGCGCAACGGCACCGGTGAAAGCCCGGTGTGGCACGCCGCGGAGCAGGCGCTCTACTGGGTCGACATCCCGGCACGCACACTGAACCGCTGGCATGCGAGCGAAGGCCACGCGCAGTGGCATGCGAATGAAATGATCGCCTGCATCGCGCCACGCGTCGATGCACCCGGCGCGTGGATCTCCGGCATGGAAAGCGGCCTTTTCTCGCTGCTGCCGCAGGCCGATGGGACGCTCGCCGCAACGTCGCTCGCGCCCGTCGAACACGCCGCACCCGCCATGCGTTTCAACGACGGCCGCTGCGACCGCCAGGGCCGCTTCTGGGCCGGCACGATGCTGCTCGACATGGCCGCCGGCGCACGCGTCGGACGCCTCTACAGCTACGGCAAGGGCAAGGGCAGCGCCACCTTGCAACTCGACGATCTCATCGTGCCCAACGGCCTGGCCTTCAGCCCCGACGGCCGCACGATGTACCTCTCGGACTCGCACCCGAGCGTGCAGGCCATCTGGGCCTTCGACTACGACACCGAGACCGGCACGCCCGGCAACCGCCGTCTCTTCGTCGACATGAAGCCCCTGCCCGGCCGTCCCGACGGCGCGGCGATCGACGTCGACGGCTGCTACTGGATCTGCGGCAATGACGCGGGCCTGGTGCACCGCTTCACGCCCGACGGCCGCCTCGACCGCTCGCTCGAAGTGCCGGTGAAGAAGCCCGCGATGTGCGCCTTCGGCGGCGCGTCGCTCGACACGCTCTTCGTCACCTCGATCCGCCCCGGCGGCATCGACCTGGCGGACCAGCCGCTGGCCGGCGGCGTGTTCGCGCTGCGGCCCGGTGTGTCGGGCGTTCCCGAGCCGGCCTTCGGCGGCTGA
- a CDS encoding TRAP transporter small permease, which translates to MYTKLCRTLARACMWLGILGLVAVICAVSWQVFGRYVLNNTPTWAESLALLLVLYVTMFGVAVGVRDAGHIGLESFLVLAPDWLRLKMEYLIHALILVFGLAMAWNCASLAESVWDYRLPTLWISEGWKYVPASIAGVLIVMFSIEHIIALAQGREVEPAWG; encoded by the coding sequence ATGTACACCAAACTTTGCCGCACCCTCGCCCGTGCCTGCATGTGGTTGGGCATCCTCGGTCTCGTCGCGGTGATCTGCGCGGTGAGCTGGCAGGTGTTCGGCCGCTATGTGCTCAACAACACCCCGACCTGGGCTGAAAGCCTCGCGCTGCTGCTGGTGCTCTACGTCACGATGTTCGGCGTGGCCGTCGGCGTGCGCGACGCGGGCCACATCGGCCTGGAATCGTTCCTCGTGCTCGCGCCCGACTGGCTGCGCTTGAAGATGGAATACCTGATCCACGCGCTCATCCTCGTCTTCGGCCTGGCCATGGCGTGGAATTGCGCCTCGCTCGCCGAATCGGTGTGGGACTACCGCCTGCCCACGCTCTGGATTTCGGAAGGCTGGAAATACGTGCCCGCGTCGATCGCCGGCGTGCTCATCGTGATGTTCTCCATCGAACACATCATCGCGCTCGCCCAGGGCCGCGAAGTCGAACCCGCCTGGGGCTGA
- a CDS encoding tripartite tricarboxylate transporter substrate binding protein: MQRRTLIRTALASSLATALPAFAQSGNTWPTGKAITYLVPFPAGGTTDVLGRLIGQKLGTVLGTSVIIDNKGGAGGSVGSEIGARAAPDGFTLVGGTISSHAINVSLYPKIGYDPQKSFAPVTLIGTNPVVLVVNQASPYKTLKDVLDASKAKSGGLSSASAGTGTSQHLALELLAFKSGVKFTHIPYKGSGPAIQDAIGGQVDMMFDTTVVAGPHIQSGKLRAIAVTSAKRLASMPDVPTVAESGIEGLKDFEVVSWQAIFVPAGTPTPVVERLHTEIRKILATPEMQDKLKGFGMEPTDLSTAQIAAFQKAEVEKWAAVIKAAGIKAE; encoded by the coding sequence ATGCAACGCCGCACACTGATCCGAACCGCCCTCGCCTCTTCGCTTGCGACGGCCCTGCCCGCCTTCGCGCAGAGCGGCAACACCTGGCCCACGGGCAAGGCCATCACCTACCTCGTGCCTTTTCCCGCGGGCGGCACCACCGACGTGCTGGGCCGGCTGATCGGACAGAAGCTGGGCACGGTGCTCGGCACGAGCGTGATCATCGACAACAAGGGCGGTGCCGGCGGCAGCGTGGGCTCGGAGATCGGCGCGCGCGCCGCGCCCGATGGCTTCACGCTGGTGGGCGGCACGATCAGCTCGCACGCGATCAACGTGAGCCTGTATCCCAAGATCGGCTACGACCCGCAGAAGTCGTTCGCACCTGTGACGCTGATCGGCACCAACCCTGTCGTGCTGGTGGTGAACCAGGCGAGCCCGTACAAGACGCTCAAGGACGTGCTCGATGCGAGCAAGGCCAAGTCGGGCGGGCTCTCGTCGGCCTCGGCGGGCACGGGCACATCGCAGCACCTGGCGCTGGAACTGCTGGCCTTCAAGTCGGGCGTGAAGTTCACGCACATCCCGTACAAGGGCAGCGGCCCGGCGATCCAGGACGCGATCGGCGGGCAGGTCGACATGATGTTCGACACGACCGTGGTCGCGGGCCCGCACATCCAGAGCGGCAAGCTGCGCGCCATTGCCGTCACGTCGGCCAAGCGCCTGGCTTCGATGCCCGATGTGCCGACGGTGGCCGAGTCGGGCATCGAAGGGCTGAAGGATTTCGAGGTGGTGTCGTGGCAGGCGATCTTCGTGCCCGCGGGCACGCCGACACCGGTCGTCGAGCGGCTGCACACCGAGATCCGCAAGATCCTCGCGACGCCCGAGATGCAGGACAAGCTCAAGGGCTTCGGCATGGAGCCCACCGACCTGTCGACCGCGCAGATCGCCGCGTTCCAGAAGGCCGAAGTGGAGAAGTGGGCCGCGGTGATCAAGGCGGCCGGCATCAAGGCGGAGTAG
- a CDS encoding transporter substrate-binding domain-containing protein, whose translation MKLGKTFTRTCIALALVAGVAQAAMADQLDDIKKAGKVRVAIAMGTPLFSFADANLQPTGSDVDTATQLAKDLGVKLEIVSITNAARVPTLQAQRADLVIADLSITPEREKVVDFSVPYAVISIIVGGPKSIKVADYADLNGKRIGLTRATVNDTLTTQQAKGAEIVRYEDDATLITSMVTGQIDLFSSTPSNLSEMIKQAPAKNLELKFSQKDFDLGIALNKEQPKLKEWVNAWVVTNQKNGKLNAIYKKYHGRDLPERITKL comes from the coding sequence ATGAAACTCGGCAAGACCTTCACCCGCACATGCATCGCGCTGGCCCTCGTGGCCGGCGTGGCGCAGGCCGCCATGGCCGACCAGCTGGACGACATCAAGAAGGCCGGCAAGGTCCGCGTGGCCATCGCGATGGGCACGCCCCTCTTCAGCTTCGCCGATGCCAACCTGCAGCCCACCGGCTCCGACGTGGACACCGCCACGCAGCTGGCCAAGGACCTGGGCGTGAAGCTGGAGATCGTCTCGATCACCAACGCCGCCCGCGTGCCCACGCTGCAGGCGCAGCGCGCCGACCTGGTGATTGCCGACCTGTCGATCACCCCCGAGCGCGAGAAGGTCGTCGACTTCTCCGTGCCCTACGCCGTCATCAGCATCATCGTGGGCGGCCCCAAGAGCATCAAGGTGGCCGACTACGCCGACCTGAACGGCAAGCGCATCGGCTTGACGCGCGCCACCGTGAACGACACGCTCACCACGCAGCAGGCCAAGGGCGCGGAGATCGTTCGCTACGAAGACGACGCCACGCTCATCACCTCGATGGTCACGGGCCAGATCGATCTCTTCTCCAGCACCCCGTCGAACCTGAGCGAAATGATCAAGCAGGCGCCGGCCAAGAACCTGGAGCTGAAGTTCTCGCAGAAGGACTTCGACCTGGGCATCGCGCTGAACAAGGAGCAGCCCAAGCTCAAGGAATGGGTCAACGCCTGGGTCGTGACGAACCAGAAGAACGGCAAGCTCAACGCCATCTACAAGAAATACCACGGCCGCGACCTGCCCGAGCGCATCACCAAACTGTGA
- a CDS encoding TRAP transporter large permease yields the protein MTIPLLILCISFTAFLLLGVPVAFSIGLSALATLLYEGLPLAVGFQQMTSGMGIFSFLAIPFFIFAGELMLYGGIADRIVNFARNLVGHVRGGLGMSNVVACTLFGGVSGSPVADVSAMGAVMIPMMKKEGYHADYAVNVTTHAALVGALMPTSHNLIIYSLAAGGKVSIAALILAALLPAAVLTLSNLAAAYLVAVKRGYPAGSFPGWSIVARSFAAALPGLFIVVLILGGILSGIFTATESAAVAVLYALALTIFVYRTLKWEHFIKAASKAVRTTGVILLLIGISSTFGYLISLYGVAELTGQMLSQVTTTPWMIFLLINIILFVLGTFLDMAATILLCTPIFLPIAQHYGMTSVQFGVVMLINCALGLNTPPVGTTQFVGCAIGGVSVGTVMKTIWPFYGALIFALGVVTFVPAFSTWLPGLFMVVK from the coding sequence ATGACGATCCCTCTCCTCATTCTTTGCATCTCGTTCACGGCCTTCCTGCTGCTGGGCGTGCCGGTCGCTTTCTCGATCGGCCTTTCCGCATTGGCCACGCTGCTGTATGAAGGCCTGCCGCTTGCGGTGGGCTTCCAGCAGATGACCTCGGGCATGGGCATCTTCTCGTTCCTTGCGATTCCGTTCTTCATCTTCGCCGGCGAGCTGATGCTCTACGGCGGCATCGCGGACCGCATCGTCAACTTCGCGCGCAACCTCGTGGGCCATGTGCGCGGGGGCCTTGGCATGTCGAACGTGGTGGCCTGCACGCTGTTCGGCGGCGTCTCGGGCTCGCCCGTGGCGGACGTCTCGGCCATGGGCGCCGTGATGATCCCGATGATGAAGAAGGAGGGCTATCACGCCGACTACGCGGTCAATGTGACGACCCACGCAGCACTGGTGGGCGCGCTGATGCCGACCAGCCACAACCTGATCATCTATTCGCTCGCGGCAGGCGGCAAGGTGTCGATCGCGGCGCTGATCCTGGCGGCGCTGCTGCCGGCGGCCGTGCTCACGCTGAGCAATCTTGCGGCCGCCTACCTGGTGGCGGTGAAGCGCGGCTACCCGGCCGGCAGCTTTCCAGGCTGGTCGATCGTGGCGCGTTCGTTCGCCGCGGCGCTGCCGGGTCTCTTCATCGTGGTGCTGATCCTCGGCGGCATCCTGTCGGGCATCTTCACGGCGACCGAATCGGCCGCGGTGGCGGTGCTCTACGCGCTGGCGCTCACGATCTTCGTGTACCGCACGCTGAAGTGGGAGCACTTCATCAAGGCGGCCTCGAAGGCCGTGCGCACCACCGGCGTGATCCTGCTGCTGATCGGCATCTCGAGCACCTTCGGCTACCTCATCAGCCTCTACGGCGTGGCCGAGCTCACGGGCCAGATGCTGTCGCAGGTCACCACCACGCCGTGGATGATCTTCCTGCTCATCAACATCATCCTGTTCGTGCTGGGCACCTTCCTGGACATGGCCGCGACCATCCTGCTGTGCACGCCGATCTTCCTGCCGATCGCCCAGCACTACGGCATGACCTCGGTGCAGTTCGGCGTGGTGATGCTGATCAACTGCGCGCTGGGCCTGAACACGCCGCCGGTGGGCACCACGCAGTTCGTCGGTTGCGCGATCGGCGGTGTGTCGGTGGGCACGGTGATGAAGACCATCTGGCCGTTCTACGGCGCGCTGATCTTCGCGCTCGGCGTGGTCACCTTCGTGCCCGCCTTCTCCACCTGGCTGCCTGGCCTTTTCATGGTCGTGAAGTAA
- a CDS encoding TRAP transporter substrate-binding protein translates to MKLHKTLIALAVGAAAALSTLAASATEFRSADIHPDDYPTVTAVKFMSERLKALSGGKHTIKVFNNSSLGSEKDTIEQTKIGALQMVRVNIAPMNNICAETQVPTMPFLFRSVDHLHKVLDGPIGEEILKSCEKQGFIGLAYYDSGARSMFTAKKPVRTFADMKGLKVRVQQSDLWVSMLEAMGANATPMPMGEVYTGLKTGLIDAAENNYPTYESARAFEVAKYYSKTEHSMAPEMLLFSKRVWDKLSAEEQGWIRQAAKESVPYMRKQWEEREIKSLATVKAGGAEIIEVDKAPFQAAMKPVYDKFITDAKLKDLVKRVQDTK, encoded by the coding sequence ATGAAACTCCACAAGACCCTGATCGCACTTGCCGTCGGCGCCGCAGCCGCGCTGTCCACACTGGCTGCCAGTGCCACCGAGTTCCGCTCGGCCGACATCCACCCCGACGACTACCCGACCGTGACCGCGGTCAAGTTCATGAGCGAACGGCTCAAGGCGCTGTCGGGCGGCAAGCACACCATCAAGGTGTTCAACAACAGCTCGCTCGGCAGCGAGAAGGACACGATCGAGCAGACCAAGATCGGCGCGCTGCAGATGGTGCGCGTGAACATCGCCCCGATGAACAACATCTGCGCCGAGACGCAGGTGCCGACCATGCCCTTCCTGTTCCGTTCGGTGGACCACCTGCACAAGGTGCTGGACGGCCCGATCGGCGAGGAGATCCTGAAGTCGTGCGAGAAGCAGGGCTTCATCGGTCTTGCCTACTACGACAGCGGCGCGCGCTCGATGTTCACCGCCAAGAAGCCGGTGCGCACCTTCGCCGACATGAAGGGCCTGAAGGTCCGCGTGCAGCAGTCGGACCTGTGGGTGTCGATGCTCGAAGCCATGGGCGCCAACGCCACGCCGATGCCCATGGGCGAGGTCTACACGGGCCTGAAGACCGGCTTGATCGACGCCGCCGAGAACAACTACCCCACCTATGAAAGCGCCCGCGCCTTCGAAGTGGCCAAGTACTACAGCAAGACCGAGCACTCGATGGCGCCCGAGATGCTGCTGTTCTCCAAGCGCGTGTGGGACAAGCTCTCGGCCGAAGAGCAGGGCTGGATCCGTCAGGCCGCCAAGGAGTCGGTGCCCTACATGCGCAAGCAATGGGAAGAGCGCGAGATCAAGTCGCTCGCCACGGTGAAGGCCGGCGGCGCCGAGATCATCGAAGTCGACAAGGCCCCGTTCCAGGCTGCGATGAAGCCGGTGTACGACAAGTTCATCACCGACGCGAAGCTCAAGGACCTGGTCAAGCGCGTGCAGGACACGAAGTAA
- a CDS encoding glucose 1-dehydrogenase — MEDLKDKTALVTGASTGIGAAVAIAFAARGMRVAVHYNSSADAANQVVATIRAAGGTAFAVKADVRDTGAIRDCVKKTAAEFGRIDVLVNNAGSLVKRVPIAEFDDALFDEVMHINARSVLAFCREVVPLMRNQGSGNIINVTSVAARTGGGPAAYLYAGSKGFVSTATHGLAKELVGDKIRVNAVAPGVIQTPFQDRFSTPAMLENFRASIPMGRIGEPEECVGAFLYLASEQLSGYVTGQVIEVNGGQYMP; from the coding sequence ATGGAAGACCTCAAGGACAAGACCGCGCTCGTCACCGGTGCCAGCACCGGCATCGGCGCGGCGGTGGCCATCGCCTTCGCCGCGCGCGGCATGCGCGTGGCGGTGCACTACAACAGCTCGGCCGATGCTGCGAACCAGGTGGTCGCGACCATCCGCGCCGCGGGCGGCACCGCCTTCGCGGTGAAGGCTGACGTGCGCGACACCGGCGCGATCCGCGACTGCGTGAAGAAGACGGCCGCCGAGTTCGGCCGCATCGACGTGCTGGTGAACAACGCGGGCAGCCTGGTCAAGCGCGTGCCCATCGCCGAGTTCGACGACGCGCTGTTCGACGAGGTGATGCACATCAACGCGCGCTCGGTGCTCGCGTTCTGCCGTGAGGTGGTTCCCCTGATGCGCAATCAGGGCAGCGGCAACATCATCAACGTGACTTCGGTCGCGGCGCGCACCGGCGGCGGGCCGGCCGCGTACCTGTACGCGGGCTCCAAGGGCTTCGTGAGCACCGCGACGCACGGCCTGGCCAAGGAACTGGTGGGCGACAAGATCCGCGTGAACGCGGTCGCGCCGGGCGTGATCCAGACGCCCTTCCAGGACCGCTTCTCGACGCCCGCGATGCTGGAGAACTTCCGCGCGAGCATTCCGATGGGACGCATCGGCGAGCCCGAGGAATGCGTGGGCGCGTTTCTTTACCTGGCGTCGGAACAGCTCTCGGGCTATGTGACGGGCCAGGTCATCGAGGTGAATGGCGGGCAGTACATGCCCTGA
- a CDS encoding NAD(P)-dependent oxidoreductase — MEASNKKLNRLLLTGAAGGLGKVLRERLKPYANVLRLSDIASLAPAADASEEVVPCDLSDKAAVHALLEGCDAIVHLGGVSVERPFEEILEANIKGIFNVYEAARRHGVKRVVFASSNHVIGFYKQTEHIDAHAARRPDGYYGLSKSFGEDMAQFYFDRWGIETVSIRIGSSFPEPLNRRMMSTWLSYRDLTTLIEKSLFTPDVKHTVVYGMSANRDVWWDNSAAAHLGFVPQDSSEVFRDKVEAQPPVAPTDPNAIYQGGAFTAQGPFGDAS; from the coding sequence ATGGAAGCTTCGAACAAGAAACTCAACCGGCTGCTGCTGACCGGCGCGGCCGGTGGCCTCGGCAAGGTGCTGCGCGAGCGGCTCAAGCCTTATGCGAACGTGCTGCGCCTCTCGGACATCGCATCGCTGGCACCGGCCGCGGATGCGAGCGAAGAGGTCGTGCCCTGCGACCTCTCGGACAAGGCCGCGGTGCATGCGCTGCTGGAAGGCTGCGACGCGATCGTGCACCTGGGCGGCGTGTCGGTCGAGCGGCCGTTCGAGGAGATTCTCGAAGCCAACATCAAGGGCATCTTCAACGTCTACGAAGCCGCGCGCCGCCATGGCGTCAAGCGCGTGGTGTTCGCGAGCTCCAACCACGTGATCGGCTTCTACAAGCAGACCGAGCACATCGATGCGCACGCGGCGCGCCGGCCCGACGGCTACTACGGCCTGTCGAAGTCCTTCGGCGAGGACATGGCGCAGTTCTACTTCGACCGCTGGGGCATCGAGACGGTGAGCATCCGCATCGGCTCGTCGTTTCCCGAGCCGCTCAACCGCCGGATGATGAGCACCTGGCTGAGCTACCGCGACCTGACCACGCTGATCGAGAAGTCGCTCTTCACGCCCGATGTGAAGCACACCGTCGTCTACGGCATGTCGGCCAACCGCGACGTGTGGTGGGACAACAGCGCCGCCGCGCACCTGGGCTTCGTGCCGCAGGACAGCTCCGAGGTGTTCCGCGACAAGGTCGAGGCGCAGCCGCCGGTCGCGCCGACCGACCCGAACGCCATCTACCAGGGCGGCGCCTTCACCGCGCAAGGGCCGTTCGGCGATGCAAGCTGA
- a CDS encoding amino acid ABC transporter ATP-binding protein — MSPIVKLDHVYKSFGSNQVLKGVSFEVAKGEMIAIIGASGSGKSTALRCIDRLEVIDKGTIEVCGIRVDSPNVDLKQLRLEVGIVFQSYNLFPHLTVQENIMLALRHVKKQSRGEAADVAIRVLDQVGLKAKADAYPEQLSGGQQQRVAIARSLAMSPKVMLFDEVTSALDPQLTGEVLRVMEDLAAGGMTMLLVTHEMAFAKRVADRIIYMHQGTVWETGPGEMLDAPKTPELHAFLNNGL; from the coding sequence ATGTCGCCAATCGTTAAGCTGGACCACGTCTACAAGAGCTTCGGCTCGAACCAGGTCCTGAAGGGCGTTTCCTTCGAAGTCGCCAAGGGCGAGATGATCGCCATCATCGGCGCCAGCGGTTCGGGCAAGAGCACCGCGCTGCGCTGCATCGACCGGCTCGAGGTCATCGACAAGGGCACCATCGAGGTCTGCGGCATCCGCGTGGACAGCCCCAACGTCGACCTGAAGCAGTTGCGGCTCGAAGTAGGCATCGTGTTCCAGAGCTACAACCTGTTCCCCCACCTCACGGTGCAGGAGAACATCATGCTGGCGCTGCGCCATGTGAAGAAGCAGTCGCGCGGCGAAGCGGCCGACGTGGCGATCCGCGTGCTCGACCAGGTGGGCCTGAAGGCCAAGGCCGACGCCTACCCCGAACAACTCTCTGGCGGCCAGCAACAGCGCGTGGCCATTGCGCGATCGCTCGCGATGTCGCCCAAGGTCATGCTGTTCGACGAAGTGACCTCCGCGCTCGACCCGCAACTCACCGGCGAAGTGCTGCGCGTGATGGAAGACCTCGCGGCCGGCGGCATGACCATGCTGCTGGTCACGCACGAGATGGCTTTCGCCAAGCGCGTGGCCGACCGGATCATCTACATGCACCAGGGCACCGTGTGGGAAACCGGCCCCGGCGAAATGCTCGACGCGCCCAAGACGCCGGAGCTGCATGCCTTCCTGAACAACGGGCTGTAA